Genomic segment of Nodosilinea sp. FACHB-141:
CCCCTGCGAATCGTTTCCATACTGCATCGGTGAATAGGTGTGACAGCAGCCCTAGAGGGCCAGCAAAGAAACATAGGGCGAGGGAATGGCGCGTGAAGACACCGCTTTCCTGGCCTTGCCAGTAGATCCAGCGACCGACGAATAGGTCGAAGGCGAGAAAGTGGACCCAGCCGGTGGCGGTAACGTGGGGCTGGGCAAAGACTGCTGCCAGGTCGCTCAGGCTGAGGTTGGGGTCGGAGAGGGCCTCGATGCCTTCGACGTTGGTAAAGCTGGTGACGAAGAGAAACAGGTATAGCCCGGCTAGGGCAGCAAAGGGGAGGAGAGAACCCATAACGGTGCGGGTGAGTTTGGTGTTGGGCACCAGTATCATCAGGGTCCAAAAGGGGAGCACAAAGAGGTTGGCGCTGCTAAACAGCAGCTCTAGCAGATTGGCATCGACGGTCATAGGGGGAGTGTTGCTCTAGAGGACTGTCCTTAGTGTAAGCAGTTCCCGTAGGGTGCATTCGCGCAGCAATGCACCATCCACTTGAGCTACAGGTTCCATGCCAGAAGAATAGGGAATTTAGCTATGGGTTAGGGCAGAATCGGGCGGAGGGCAGCGGACCTTGCGATAAAGCCAGATTAACCGCTGGGGACATTTCGATTGTCCCCAGACCCCCTCGTCCAGGGCCGTGCCGCCGCCCTGGACCCAACGGAAAGGATTGGCCAATCATCGGTTTAAACTTCTGTCTTGCAAATGGGTCTGTAGGTAACACTCAACTCTGCGGTTACAGCTCCCACCCTCACCTTCCTCACTTACCCATCTACTCATCCACTCTCCCACCCATCCACTCTCCACCCCATCACTCCCTTACACCATCTCCTCAATCTCTTCCGCCTGGGGATGAAAGTACTCATAGATCTGCTGGGCCAGCTGGGGGCCAATGCCGGGGACGGTGGCGAGCTGTTGAGGGCTAGCTTCGCGGATGTAGTCGATGGAGCGGAAGGCGGCCAGTAGTTCTTTCTGGCGGTGCTGGCCCAGACCGGGAATTTCAGAGAGGCGCGATCGCCGCATCCGATCCGTCCGCTTTTTCCTGTGGAAGCTGATGGCAAAGCGGTGGGCCTCGTCACGCAGGCGGCGTAGCAGCTGCACGCCGGGCTGGTCGGCTTCGGTGGGCAGCGGGATCGATTCGCCGGGCAGGAAGATCTCTTCGCGCTTTTTGGCTAGGCTGACGACGTTAATGTCTTGTAGTAGGTTGAGTTCTTTTAGAACTTCGACCACGGCCGAAAGCTGGCCTTTGCCACCGTCGATCATCACTAGGTCGGGCCAATCGGGGTTGCCCAGGCGTTGCTTCGTGGGGTCGGTGGCGTAGCGGCGAAAGCGGCGGCGAATCACCTCGGCCATGCTAGCGAAGTCGTCGGAGTGGCCCGGCTTCACCTCGGGATTTTTGATTTTGTAGTGGCGGTAGTGCTGTTTGGCGGGCATGCCATCGACAAACACCACCTGGGAGGCGACGGCGTCGGAACCTTGGATGTGGGAGATGTCGTAGCCTTCGATGCGCTTGGGCAGGTCGGGCAGATCGATCGCGATCGCCAGATCTTGCAGAGCCTGAATGTTGCGATCGGCGGCGGCTTGGGTGCGGGCCAGTTCGTACTGGGCGTTGCGCTCGACCATTTCAATCAGCTCGGCCTTGGTTTGGCGCTGGGGTACCTCGACGGAAACCTTGCGGCCTCGGCGCTGGGTGAGGTATTGGGTCAGCATGTCGCCCTCGGGCAACTCGTGCTGGGCAAGAATCAGGGCCGGGATTTCGACCGCTTCTACGGTTTGGTAGTGGTCTTCCAGCACTCGCTGGAGAATTTCGCCCGGTGTGCCCGACTCGGCATCGGCGGTGAAGCCTAGGCGGCCCACTAGGCGACCGGCCCGCACCTGAAAGATCTGCACGCAGGCGTGTTTGTCGTCGGCAGCAAGGGCGATCGCATCCCTTGACACTGTGTCATCGGGCAGCGCCACCTTCTGATCGGCACAGAGCCGCTCTAAGCCTCGGATTTGATCCCGCAGGCGGGCTGCTAGCTCAAACTTGAGGTCTTCCGCCGCCTTCTCCATCTGGGCGGTGAGAATATCCACTAATTCGGTGGTGCGGCCCTGGAAGACCATGACGACGCGCTGCAGGGTCTTGTGATAATCTTCCGGCGAGATTAGCTGTTGGCAGACACCGGGACAGCGGCCAATGTCGTAGTTGAGACAGGGGCGATCGCGATGCACGGGCTGAGGTCGCTGCCTCAATGGGAATATCCGCTTCACCAGATGCAGGGTGCTGCGCAGCAGGCCCACATCGACGTAGGGACCGTAGTAGCGATCCTTCAGGCTCTTGCGCCGCTTGCGGGTGATAAAAATGCGGGGGTAGTCTTCCGACCAGGTGACGCAGAGGTAGGGATACTTCTTATCATCCTTCAGCAGCACATTGAAGTGAGGCTGATTCTGCTTAATCAGGTTGGCTTCTAGGGCCAGGGCCTCGGCCTCGGTGTCGGTAACGATAAATTCGATATCGACAATCTGCATCACCATCACGGTAATGCGCGGCATGTGGCCATGAAAGTCGCGAAAGTACGATCGCACCCGCGTACGCAAACACTTCGACTTGCCGATGTAGAGCGTCTGGTCACGGCCGTCTTTCATAAAGTAGACCCCCGGCTCTTTGGGAATCTCTTTAAGCCGCGCCTCAAGGCGCTCGGGGTCGTTAACTAAGGTGATGGGTTGAACCGAAGTCACAGGC
This window contains:
- the uvrC gene encoding excinuclease ABC subunit UvrC; amino-acid sequence: MTSVQPITLVNDPERLEARLKEIPKEPGVYFMKDGRDQTLYIGKSKCLRTRVRSYFRDFHGHMPRITVMVMQIVDIEFIVTDTEAEALALEANLIKQNQPHFNVLLKDDKKYPYLCVTWSEDYPRIFITRKRRKSLKDRYYGPYVDVGLLRSTLHLVKRIFPLRQRPQPVHRDRPCLNYDIGRCPGVCQQLISPEDYHKTLQRVVMVFQGRTTELVDILTAQMEKAAEDLKFELAARLRDQIRGLERLCADQKVALPDDTVSRDAIALAADDKHACVQIFQVRAGRLVGRLGFTADAESGTPGEILQRVLEDHYQTVEAVEIPALILAQHELPEGDMLTQYLTQRRGRKVSVEVPQRQTKAELIEMVERNAQYELARTQAAADRNIQALQDLAIAIDLPDLPKRIEGYDISHIQGSDAVASQVVFVDGMPAKQHYRHYKIKNPEVKPGHSDDFASMAEVIRRRFRRYATDPTKQRLGNPDWPDLVMIDGGKGQLSAVVEVLKELNLLQDINVVSLAKKREEIFLPGESIPLPTEADQPGVQLLRRLRDEAHRFAISFHRKKRTDRMRRSRLSEIPGLGQHRQKELLAAFRSIDYIREASPQQLATVPGIGPQLAQQIYEYFHPQAEEIEEMV
- a CDS encoding ABA4-like family protein, with the protein product MTVDANLLELLFSSANLFVLPFWTLMILVPNTKLTRTVMGSLLPFAALAGLYLFLFVTSFTNVEGIEALSDPNLSLSDLAAVFAQPHVTATGWVHFLAFDLFVGRWIYWQGQESGVFTRHSLALCFFAGPLGLLSHLFTDAVWKRFAGDKVGEPVGNEG